A region of Natribaculum luteum DNA encodes the following proteins:
- a CDS encoding calcium-binding protein, translating to MTDDVYKSEHDGSDDSRRTFAKKGALAASALALGAGASSTAAAQDNGEALVFPHHYIPEQDLDVLSQFEQGNTVNVLELDGETVPEISQPDEYNGYVVRYDIGEETAGATGFLFLRNESLDDGDTVTLSADATMFSSELNILSVSINGG from the coding sequence ATGACTGACGACGTATACAAATCCGAACACGACGGATCAGACGACTCACGCCGGACGTTCGCGAAGAAAGGCGCACTCGCTGCGAGCGCGCTCGCGCTCGGGGCGGGAGCCTCGAGTACAGCAGCGGCACAGGACAACGGAGAAGCGCTGGTGTTTCCACACCACTACATCCCGGAACAGGACCTGGACGTGCTCTCCCAGTTCGAACAGGGCAACACGGTCAACGTCCTCGAACTCGACGGCGAGACGGTCCCGGAGATCAGCCAGCCCGACGAGTACAACGGCTACGTCGTCCGGTACGACATCGGAGAGGAGACGGCGGGCGCGACCGGCTTCCTCTTCTTGCGAAACGAGAGCCTGGACGACGGCGACACCGTGACCCTGTCGGCCGACGCCACGATGTTCAGTTCCGAAC
- a CDS encoding uracil-DNA glycosylase translates to MPEFPTRRHVLESNCTRCPALVDAREHISWGTGDLDAAVMVVGEAPGYGDPDADRWRGGNWTGKAYTSRHSGRRVRDLLESIGYADDAYYTNAVKCFPAADDDETTNREPTAEERATCRSHLRAELESVSPAVVLATGKHATTTVLEAEGRDLEGFLDSVLDPVRCDRLETWLLPILHPSYQDVWIARLGYEPAEYVAAIEDALETCLAAPPEEWSLE, encoded by the coding sequence GTGCCCGAGTTCCCGACCAGACGCCACGTCCTCGAGTCGAACTGCACCCGGTGTCCGGCCCTCGTCGACGCTCGAGAGCACATCTCCTGGGGTACCGGCGATCTCGACGCCGCCGTGATGGTCGTCGGCGAAGCGCCCGGCTACGGCGACCCCGACGCCGACCGCTGGCGAGGCGGCAACTGGACCGGCAAGGCCTACACCTCGAGACACTCCGGCCGTCGCGTTCGCGACCTCCTCGAGTCGATCGGCTACGCCGACGATGCCTACTACACGAACGCCGTCAAGTGTTTTCCCGCGGCCGACGACGACGAGACGACCAACCGCGAACCGACCGCCGAGGAACGGGCGACCTGCCGGTCGCACCTGCGTGCCGAACTCGAGTCGGTCTCGCCGGCCGTCGTCCTCGCGACGGGCAAGCACGCGACGACCACGGTCCTCGAGGCCGAAGGACGCGACCTCGAGGGGTTTCTCGATTCGGTGCTCGATCCCGTCCGCTGCGATCGACTCGAGACGTGGCTCCTCCCGATCCTGCATCCATCGTACCAGGACGTCTGGATCGCTCGCCTCGGCTACGAACCGGCGGAGTACGTGGCGGCGATCGAGGACGCCCTCGAGACGTGTCTCGCCGCTCCTCCCGAGGAGTGGTCGCTCGAGTAG
- a CDS encoding HIT family protein has product MSSIFSQIVDGEIPARIVYEDETTLAFLDANPLAPGHTLVIPKAEYERLEDVPEDEAADLYATIHRLVPAVEDAVDADATTVAFNNGEAAGQEVDHVHCHIVPRFEDDAGGPIHAIFGDLPDLSDDELDDIAADIESQA; this is encoded by the coding sequence ATGAGTTCGATCTTCAGTCAGATCGTCGACGGCGAGATTCCGGCACGGATCGTCTACGAAGACGAGACGACGCTCGCGTTTCTCGACGCGAACCCGCTCGCGCCGGGGCACACGCTCGTCATCCCCAAAGCGGAGTACGAACGACTCGAGGACGTCCCCGAAGACGAGGCGGCGGACCTCTACGCGACGATCCACCGACTCGTGCCGGCCGTCGAGGACGCCGTCGACGCCGACGCGACGACGGTCGCGTTCAACAACGGCGAGGCCGCCGGCCAGGAGGTCGACCACGTCCACTGTCACATCGTCCCGCGCTTCGAGGACGACGCCGGTGGGCCGATTCACGCCATCTTCGGCGACCTCCCGGATCTCTCCGACGACGAACTCGACGACATCGCTGCGGACATCGAGTCGCAAGCGTAA
- the bluB gene encoding 5,6-dimethylbenzimidazole synthase → MFGFTDDEIRAVYRTIYARRDIRRFRDEPIPEETLERVIDAAHHAPSVGFSQPWDFVVVRDPETKAEIKAIASRAIDAAQAAYEQPRRSQFGRLKLEGIEDAPVNVCVTCDPTRGEPHVLGRNSMRRMDVYSTCLAVQNLWLAARAEGIGVGWVSFLYPSEVREVLDVPPHVKPVAYLCVGYPESFPEEPILQTEGWRDRLELDDLVHLEGWEDEGGRGAGDGDPARDRRA, encoded by the coding sequence ATGTTTGGATTCACCGACGACGAGATTCGGGCAGTGTACCGGACGATCTACGCAAGGCGGGATATCCGCCGATTTCGGGACGAACCGATCCCCGAGGAGACACTCGAGCGGGTGATCGACGCGGCCCACCACGCGCCGAGCGTCGGCTTCTCCCAGCCCTGGGACTTCGTCGTCGTCCGGGATCCGGAGACGAAAGCCGAGATCAAAGCGATCGCCTCGAGAGCGATCGACGCCGCCCAGGCGGCCTACGAGCAGCCCCGGCGGTCGCAGTTCGGACGGTTGAAACTCGAGGGGATCGAGGACGCGCCGGTCAACGTCTGTGTCACCTGCGATCCGACGCGTGGCGAACCGCACGTGCTGGGTCGCAACTCGATGCGCCGGATGGACGTCTACTCGACGTGTCTGGCCGTCCAGAACCTCTGGCTGGCCGCCCGCGCCGAGGGAATCGGGGTCGGCTGGGTGAGCTTTCTCTACCCGTCGGAGGTGCGCGAGGTGCTCGACGTGCCACCCCACGTCAAGCCCGTGGCCTACCTCTGTGTCGGCTATCCGGAGTCGTTCCCCGAGGAGCCGATCCTCCAGACGGAAGGCTGGCGCGACCGTCTCGAGCTCGACGACCTCGTCCACCTCGAGGGCTGGGAGGACGAGGGCGGTCGGGGCGCGGGCGACGGCGATCCGGCGCGAGACCGGCGGGCGTGA